A section of the Hypomesus transpacificus isolate Combined female chromosome 1, fHypTra1, whole genome shotgun sequence genome encodes:
- the LOC124485518 gene encoding autophagy-related protein 2 homolog A-like: protein MSRWLFPWSGSIKKRACRYLLQHYLGHFLQERLSLEQLSLDLYNGSGVIKEINLDVWAVNELLESIGAPLEIVDGFVSSIAVTIPWAALVTDHCTLVISGLQITCRPKYRTSGGWDSQGWSSCMTSSMQLAQECLKDPPEASEEPPAPLEGLEMFAQTIETVLRRIKVTFVDTIVRIEHQPLDLDTGIALEMHIKRLEYCDEAVRDPGSSQTVPVDIHQPPAFLHKILQLSAVQLRRGGGGGK, encoded by the exons ATGTCTCGGTGGCTATTTCCCTGGTCAGGCTCAATCAAGAAGCGGGCCTGTCGGTACCTTTTACAACACTACCTCGGCCACTTCTTGCAAGAAAGACTGAGTTTGGAACAGCTGAGTCTGGACTTGTACAATGGCAGTGGTGTAATAAAAGAAATTAACCTCGATGTGTGG GCGGTCAACGAGCTTTTGGAATCCATCGGGGCTCCGCTCGAGATTGTGGATGGATTTGTGAGCAGTATAGCAGTGACGATTCCCTGGGCAGCGCTGGTGACTGACCACTGCACCCTTGTCATTTCTGGCCTTCAGATAACATGTCGACCCAAGTACCGGACCA GTGGGGGTTGGGATTCCCAAGGCTGGTCTTCCTGCATGACGTCCAGCATGCAGCTGGCCCAGGAATGCCTGAAGGACCCCCCTGAGGCGTCCGAAGAGCCGCCTGCCCCATTAGAGGGGCTGGAGATGTTTGCACAAACCATCGAGACAG TCCTGCGTCGGATCAAAGTCACCTTTGTAGACACAATCGTCCGCATCGAGCACCAACCCTTGGATCTGGACACGGGCATCGCCTTAGAGATGCACATCAAACG ACTGGAGTACTGTGACGAGGCCGTGCGAGACCCCGGCAGCAGCCAGACGGTGCCTGTAGACATCCACCAGCCTCCGGCCTTCCTGCACAAGATCCTGCAGCTCAGTGCCGTGCAGCT aagaagaggaggaggtggaggaaagtga